Proteins encoded together in one Paracidovorax wautersii window:
- a CDS encoding ABC transporter substrate-binding protein: MNKRSLLQAAAALACAGAFSLAHAQTPTPIKFQLDWRFEGPAAFFLQPVAKGYFKDAGLNVTVDAGNGSGGAVQRVASGTYDMGFADLAAVMEFHANNPDAQNKPVAVMMVYNNTPASVMALKKSGITKPSDLAGKKLGAPVFDAGRRAFPIFAKANSVGNVQWTAMDPPLRETMLVRGDVDAITGFTFTSLLNLEARGAKASDVVVLPYADYGVKLYGNVIIASPKLVKENPQAIKAFLKAFTKGAKEVIANPGAAIAYVKERDGIVNTALETRRLQLAIDTVVNSPDARAEGFGQAVPGRLSLMASQVSDAFATKSRVKADEVWNGSFLPPAAELNILPRK, encoded by the coding sequence ATGAACAAACGATCCCTGCTGCAAGCCGCCGCGGCCCTGGCCTGTGCCGGCGCCTTCTCCCTGGCCCATGCGCAAACGCCCACGCCCATCAAGTTCCAGCTGGACTGGCGCTTCGAAGGCCCGGCCGCGTTCTTCCTGCAGCCGGTGGCCAAGGGCTACTTCAAGGACGCCGGCCTGAATGTCACCGTGGATGCGGGCAACGGATCCGGCGGCGCCGTGCAGCGCGTGGCCTCGGGCACGTACGACATGGGCTTCGCCGACCTGGCGGCGGTGATGGAATTCCACGCCAACAACCCCGACGCGCAGAACAAGCCCGTGGCCGTGATGATGGTCTACAACAACACGCCGGCCTCGGTCATGGCGCTCAAGAAGAGCGGCATCACCAAGCCGTCGGACCTGGCGGGCAAGAAGCTGGGCGCGCCGGTGTTCGATGCCGGCCGCCGCGCCTTCCCCATCTTCGCCAAGGCCAACAGCGTGGGCAACGTGCAGTGGACGGCCATGGACCCGCCGCTGCGCGAAACCATGCTGGTGCGCGGCGACGTGGACGCCATCACCGGGTTCACCTTCACCTCGCTGCTGAACCTGGAGGCGCGCGGAGCCAAGGCCAGCGACGTGGTGGTGCTGCCCTATGCCGACTACGGCGTGAAGCTCTACGGCAACGTGATCATCGCCAGCCCGAAGCTGGTCAAGGAGAACCCGCAGGCGATCAAGGCCTTCCTGAAGGCCTTCACCAAGGGGGCCAAGGAAGTCATCGCCAATCCCGGCGCCGCCATCGCCTACGTGAAGGAGCGCGACGGCATCGTCAACACCGCGCTGGAAACCCGCCGCCTGCAGCTGGCCATCGACACCGTGGTGAACAGCCCCGACGCCCGCGCCGAAGGCTTCGGCCAGGCCGTGCCCGGCCGCCTGTCGCTGATGGCCTCGCAGGTGTCGGATGCCTTCGCCACCAAGTCGCGCGTGAAGGCCGACGAGGTGTGGAACGGCTCGTTCCTGCCGCCTGCGGCCGAGCTCAACATCCTGCCCAGGAAGTAA
- a CDS encoding LysR family transcriptional regulator, with translation MLNRRELSLLRAMYQQGTVTAAAASIHMTQPAASALLRDMETRLGFALFSREQRRLQLTSQGRSLIPEVLNALSGIEAVDRLANDIRKGATERLTVGAVAVASSMLLPEALVHVRQAYPRITFAVRTGSALEIVEMAVDHRIDVGIVIGSSAPNERVFKEQLAAVSLFAVFHPAHPRAQASDVTLGEVTGLGLIALSPALPAGRATQQAIQQSGLVYQPLMEVAQSFTACELAGQQLGVAVVESLGARYAQRMGLIAKPLLTMRDSELAIVAPKDRPLDGAGLCLTDALKRCIRSQDHRL, from the coding sequence ATGCTCAACCGGCGCGAGCTATCCCTTTTGAGGGCCATGTACCAGCAGGGCACGGTCACGGCGGCAGCGGCCTCCATCCACATGACCCAGCCCGCGGCGAGCGCGCTGCTGCGCGACATGGAGACACGGCTGGGGTTTGCGCTCTTCAGCCGCGAGCAACGCCGCCTGCAGCTGACCAGCCAGGGGCGCTCCTTGATCCCGGAAGTGCTGAACGCGCTCTCCGGCATCGAGGCCGTCGACCGGCTTGCCAACGACATCCGAAAAGGGGCGACCGAACGGCTCACCGTCGGGGCCGTGGCCGTGGCCTCGTCGATGCTGCTGCCCGAGGCGCTGGTGCATGTCCGCCAGGCCTACCCCCGCATCACCTTCGCGGTGCGCACCGGGTCGGCCCTGGAGATCGTAGAGATGGCCGTGGACCATCGCATCGACGTGGGCATCGTGATCGGTTCCTCCGCGCCGAATGAACGGGTCTTCAAGGAGCAGCTGGCGGCCGTCAGCCTGTTCGCGGTCTTCCATCCCGCGCATCCCCGGGCGCAGGCCAGCGACGTCACGCTGGGCGAAGTGACGGGCCTGGGGCTGATCGCGCTGTCTCCGGCCCTGCCCGCCGGCCGGGCGACGCAGCAGGCGATCCAGCAAAGCGGGCTGGTCTACCAGCCCTTGATGGAGGTGGCGCAGTCCTTCACGGCCTGCGAACTGGCGGGCCAGCAGCTGGGGGTGGCGGTGGTGGAGTCGCTGGGGGCACGCTACGCGCAGCGGATGGGCCTGATCGCCAAGCCTTTGCTGACCATGCGGGATTCCGAGCTGGCGATCGTCGCCCCCAAGGACCGGCCGCTGGACGGTGCCGGCCTTTGCTTGACCGACGCGCTGAAACGATGCATCCGGTCGCAGGACCACAGGCTGTGA
- a CDS encoding L-dopachrome tautomerase-related protein, with translation MALRSRFLSRPHPQAFPWALAAAVCAAAALVGCATAPSPDAEPAKAEIHARLPGAVGGITTLPSGQLVINYHPFYDPAQKVGLLNAARDGTTPYPNAGWQTCRNADGSQKAPDTCLNWVLGLHTDANGILWLLDSGQAEPRITPKLVGWDTRTNALHRIIPIPAPASLPESQHNDFVVDLKRQVIVIADEGIATGPRGDKAALVVVDMKTGGSRRVLQGHDSVLPDFTRPVTVDQGLPTAKQIPIFVGVDGIALDAQGEWLYYAPLNKGQVYRLRMDDLVNPSLGAEALGARVQAYAAKPNTGGLSIDTAGNLYLTEVGERAIGVIPADTRTYRRLVSDPGMVWPDGVVYAQDGYLYTGAAQLPLAAPLNGGKAENAPPYLLYRFRPLAPGIPGF, from the coding sequence ATGGCATTGCGCTCGCGCTTTCTCTCCCGCCCGCACCCGCAGGCTTTCCCCTGGGCGCTGGCAGCTGCCGTGTGCGCTGCAGCGGCCCTGGTCGGCTGCGCGACGGCGCCCTCACCGGACGCCGAGCCGGCAAAGGCAGAGATCCACGCACGCCTGCCGGGTGCCGTGGGCGGCATCACCACGCTGCCGAGCGGCCAGCTGGTCATCAACTACCACCCCTTCTACGACCCCGCCCAGAAGGTCGGCCTGCTCAACGCCGCGCGCGATGGCACCACGCCCTACCCCAACGCCGGCTGGCAGACCTGCCGCAATGCCGATGGATCGCAGAAGGCGCCAGACACCTGCCTGAACTGGGTACTGGGCCTGCACACCGATGCCAACGGCATCCTGTGGCTGCTGGACTCGGGCCAGGCCGAGCCGCGCATCACGCCCAAGCTCGTGGGATGGGACACGCGCACGAATGCACTGCACCGCATCATCCCGATTCCCGCCCCGGCCTCGCTGCCCGAGTCACAGCACAACGACTTCGTGGTGGACCTGAAGCGCCAGGTGATCGTGATCGCCGACGAAGGCATCGCCACCGGGCCGCGCGGCGACAAGGCAGCGCTGGTGGTGGTGGACATGAAGACCGGCGGCAGCCGCCGCGTGCTGCAGGGCCACGACAGCGTGCTGCCCGACTTCACCCGGCCTGTGACCGTGGACCAGGGCCTGCCCACCGCCAAGCAGATTCCCATCTTCGTGGGCGTGGACGGCATCGCTCTCGACGCGCAGGGCGAGTGGCTGTACTACGCGCCCCTCAACAAGGGCCAGGTCTACCGTCTGCGCATGGACGACCTGGTGAACCCGTCGCTCGGCGCTGAGGCGCTGGGCGCCCGCGTGCAGGCCTATGCGGCCAAGCCGAACACGGGAGGCCTCAGCATCGACACCGCTGGCAACCTGTACCTCACGGAAGTGGGCGAGCGTGCCATCGGCGTCATTCCCGCGGACACGCGCACCTACCGGCGGCTCGTGTCCGACCCGGGCATGGTGTGGCCCGACGGCGTGGTGTACGCGCAGGACGGCTACCTGTACACCGGCGCCGCCCAGTTGCCGCTGGCCGCGCCGCTCAACGGCGGCAAGGCTGAGAATGCCCCGCCCTATCTGCTGTACCGCTTCCGGCCGCTGGCGCCCGGCATTCCCGGGTTCTGA
- a CDS encoding dihydrodipicolinate synthase family protein, producing the protein MGLELTGVIPPLVTPFTASGEIDEAAFRQIIRFNLDKGVHGVCPGGSSGEGHTFTLEEFKRVMEITVEEVAGAVPIVAGIISNSTRDAIHRARAIQHLNVAALQVTPVHYLFKPDEEATYKHFKALTEAVDTPVIIYNVVPWNYLTPAQLIRLMTELPGVQGVKQSQGDLKLMADLLLGTPAGCKIYSAIDALLYSSFALGAHGTIAATPAAIPGVCVKLWETVQAGDHAKAFEMHKAMLTYWNTIVADNLPANIKTSITLQGCDAGLPRAPMPATTEAQLARIRPALEAVLRFEK; encoded by the coding sequence ATGGGCCTAGAACTTACCGGCGTCATTCCGCCACTCGTCACGCCTTTCACCGCCTCGGGCGAGATCGACGAAGCCGCCTTCCGCCAGATCATCCGCTTCAACCTGGACAAGGGCGTGCATGGCGTGTGCCCCGGCGGCAGCAGCGGTGAAGGCCACACGTTCACGCTGGAAGAGTTCAAGCGCGTCATGGAGATCACGGTGGAGGAGGTCGCCGGCGCCGTGCCCATCGTGGCGGGCATCATTTCCAACAGCACCCGCGACGCCATCCATCGCGCCCGTGCCATCCAGCATCTGAACGTGGCGGCGCTGCAGGTCACGCCGGTGCATTACCTGTTCAAGCCCGATGAAGAGGCGACCTACAAGCATTTCAAGGCGCTGACCGAGGCGGTCGATACGCCGGTCATCATCTACAACGTCGTTCCCTGGAACTACCTGACCCCGGCGCAGCTGATCCGCCTCATGACCGAACTGCCCGGCGTGCAGGGGGTGAAGCAAAGCCAGGGCGACCTGAAGCTGATGGCCGACCTACTGCTGGGCACGCCAGCGGGCTGCAAGATCTATTCGGCCATTGATGCCCTGCTGTACTCCTCGTTCGCCCTGGGGGCGCACGGCACGATTGCCGCCACGCCCGCGGCCATTCCGGGCGTGTGCGTCAAGCTGTGGGAGACCGTGCAGGCGGGGGATCACGCCAAGGCGTTCGAGATGCACAAGGCCATGCTGACCTACTGGAACACCATCGTGGCGGACAACCTGCCGGCCAACATCAAGACGTCCATCACCCTGCAAGGTTGCGACGCCGGCCTGCCCCGCGCGCCCATGCCTGCCACCACCGAGGCGCAGCTGGCCCGTATCCGGCCTGCGCTGGAAGCCGTGCTGCGTTTCGAGAAATAA
- a CDS encoding GntR family transcriptional regulator yields the protein MTQRNLAYQGFRQQIIDARIRPGQFVSQRELMELLEMPLAAVREMIPRLEAAGLIRTVPKRGLQVASVDMKLIRNAWQVRAMVEREAATHFARTASPATLQGLIAQHREILERGLASAPDAALEKDAQAVDWGLHDLMVDSIGNEILSEIYRVNSLHVRLIRFDADSLRPMQIVPAMREHLEFLETLASGDQDGAVERVMAHLASSKQRVLEVMLQISRQPASG from the coding sequence ATGACCCAGCGCAACCTGGCCTACCAGGGGTTCCGCCAGCAGATCATTGATGCGCGCATCCGGCCCGGCCAGTTCGTGTCGCAGCGCGAGCTCATGGAGTTGCTGGAGATGCCGCTGGCCGCGGTACGCGAAATGATTCCCCGCCTGGAAGCCGCCGGCCTGATCAGAACGGTCCCCAAGCGCGGGCTGCAGGTGGCCAGCGTCGACATGAAGCTCATCCGCAACGCTTGGCAGGTGCGCGCCATGGTCGAGCGCGAAGCCGCCACCCATTTCGCACGCACAGCCAGTCCCGCCACCTTGCAGGGGTTGATCGCGCAGCACCGGGAGATCCTGGAACGCGGCCTGGCCAGCGCGCCGGATGCGGCGCTGGAGAAGGACGCGCAGGCGGTGGACTGGGGCCTGCACGACCTGATGGTGGATTCGATCGGCAACGAGATCCTGTCCGAGATCTACCGGGTCAACAGCCTGCACGTACGGCTCATCCGGTTCGATGCCGATTCGCTGCGGCCCATGCAGATCGTGCCGGCCATGCGCGAACATCTTGAATTTCTGGAGACGCTCGCCTCTGGTGACCAGGACGGCGCGGTGGAGCGGGTGATGGCGCACCTCGCCAGTTCCAAGCAGCGGGTGCTGGAGGTCATGCTGCAGATCAGCCGACAGCCGGCCAGCGGCTGA
- a CDS encoding tripartite tricarboxylate transporter substrate binding protein, with amino-acid sequence MPLNRRELLRTGTLASMGALAAGLPAWAQGFPNKPVTIVVPFAPGGNTDLVARLLAVSLGKVLGQPVVIDNRGGGGGAIGAIGVSRAQPDGYTLLLCGAGVIVTLPEMIKTAYSRSNFAPLALVNKSSMVLLARKNDARFKTLADLVAYAKSEDGKLSAGHSGPGTPNQLALLQMENLLKARFTSVSYKGSGPALVDLMGGVIDVHFDQVTSSLPHIKSGALQPLAILGPQEDPTLPGVKTVAQQGFGEIDGTTWIGVLGPAGLPPELRSQLANALAQAVKDPQMVASAKEMGSTAYPGTPEEFAKVLEAEYKVASTAAREGRLKAD; translated from the coding sequence ATGCCTTTGAATCGTCGCGAACTGCTGCGCACCGGCACCCTGGCCAGCATGGGGGCCCTGGCCGCCGGCCTGCCTGCTTGGGCGCAGGGCTTTCCCAACAAACCCGTCACCATCGTGGTGCCCTTCGCACCCGGGGGCAACACCGATCTGGTGGCCCGGCTGCTGGCCGTATCGCTCGGCAAGGTGCTCGGCCAGCCGGTGGTCATCGACAACCGGGGCGGTGGCGGCGGTGCAATCGGCGCCATCGGCGTGTCGCGCGCGCAGCCCGATGGCTACACGCTGCTGCTGTGCGGGGCCGGCGTCATCGTGACCTTGCCGGAGATGATCAAGACCGCCTACAGCCGCAGCAACTTCGCGCCGCTGGCCCTGGTCAACAAGAGTTCCATGGTTCTGCTGGCGCGCAAGAACGACGCCCGGTTCAAGACCCTGGCGGATCTGGTGGCCTATGCCAAGTCGGAAGACGGCAAGCTCAGTGCCGGCCACTCGGGCCCCGGAACGCCCAACCAGCTGGCCCTGCTGCAGATGGAGAACCTGCTCAAGGCCCGCTTCACCTCGGTCAGCTACAAGGGCTCGGGCCCGGCGCTGGTGGACCTGATGGGCGGCGTGATCGATGTGCATTTCGACCAGGTCACCAGCTCCCTGCCGCACATCAAGTCGGGCGCCCTGCAGCCTCTGGCGATTCTGGGCCCGCAAGAAGATCCCACCCTGCCGGGCGTGAAGACGGTGGCGCAGCAGGGCTTCGGCGAGATCGACGGCACCACCTGGATCGGCGTGCTGGGCCCGGCCGGCCTGCCGCCCGAACTGCGCAGCCAGCTGGCCAATGCGCTCGCACAGGCGGTGAAAGACCCGCAGATGGTGGCCTCTGCCAAGGAAATGGGCAGCACGGCCTACCCCGGCACGCCCGAAGAGTTCGCCAAGGTGCTCGAGGCGGAATACAAGGTGGCCAGCACCGCTGCGCGTGAAGGCCGGCTGAAGGCAGATTGA
- a CDS encoding ABC transporter ATP-binding protein: protein MQADENFFVDFRDVWLAYNDELLAQNHFAVEAINLQVRPGEFIAIVGPSGCGKSTFMKLATGLKMPSMGKIRIDGQPVTGPLKISGMAFQAPSLLPWRTTVDNVLLPLEIVEPHRSQFKARRKEYVDRARALLQKVGLGGYEDKFPWQLSGGMQQRASICRALIHEPKMLLLDEPFGALDAFTREELWCILRDLQAEQQFNVILVTHDLRESVFLADTVYVMSKSPGRFVVKRDIELPRPRELELTYTKEFTDIVLELRGHIGALRKSGGEITQ from the coding sequence ATGCAGGCCGACGAAAACTTCTTCGTGGACTTTCGCGATGTCTGGCTCGCCTACAACGACGAGCTGCTCGCCCAGAACCACTTCGCCGTGGAGGCCATCAACCTGCAGGTGCGGCCCGGCGAATTCATCGCCATCGTCGGCCCCTCCGGCTGCGGCAAGTCCACCTTCATGAAACTGGCCACCGGCCTGAAGATGCCGTCGATGGGCAAGATCCGCATCGACGGCCAGCCGGTGACGGGGCCGCTCAAGATCTCCGGCATGGCCTTCCAGGCGCCTTCGCTGCTGCCCTGGCGCACCACCGTGGACAACGTGCTGCTGCCGCTGGAGATCGTCGAGCCGCACCGCTCGCAGTTCAAGGCCCGGCGCAAGGAATATGTGGACCGCGCCCGCGCCCTGCTGCAGAAGGTGGGCCTGGGCGGCTATGAAGACAAGTTCCCGTGGCAGCTCTCGGGTGGCATGCAGCAGCGCGCCAGCATCTGCCGTGCGCTGATCCACGAGCCCAAGATGCTGCTGCTGGACGAACCCTTTGGCGCGCTCGATGCCTTCACGCGCGAAGAGCTGTGGTGCATCCTGCGCGACCTGCAGGCCGAGCAGCAGTTCAACGTCATCCTGGTCACGCACGACCTGCGCGAGAGCGTCTTCCTGGCCGACACCGTGTACGTGATGAGCAAGAGCCCGGGGCGCTTCGTCGTCAAGCGCGACATCGAACTGCCGCGCCCCCGCGAGCTGGAGCTCACCTACACCAAGGAATTCACGGACATCGTGCTGGAGCTGCGGGGCCATATCGGCGCCCTGCGCAAGTCCGGCGGGGAGATCACGCAATGA
- a CDS encoding dihydroxyacetone kinase subunit DhaK, with product MKKILNRPADYVDETLEGLCLAHGDHFRRLGDDGRVLALAGGPVPGKVGIVTGGGSGHLPVFLGYIGRGLIDACAVGNVFAGPRVADCQAAAQAADGGAGILHLYGNYGGDRMNFEMAQEFLELEGIEVDAVRVADDVASAPPAERDKRRGVAGLVYAYKIAGARAAAGGSLAEVAAAARKAAQAVRSIGVALTPCVVPESGKASFAIAEDEVEFGMGIHGEPGIWRGKLPTADALAQEMLDRLLPELDLQRGSRVAVLVNSLGATPHEELYILYRKVAQVLADHGATPVMPLVGRYATSMEMAGASLTLMPLDSELEALLKDPADCPFWRVI from the coding sequence ATGAAAAAGATCCTCAACCGTCCCGCCGACTATGTGGACGAAACGCTGGAAGGCCTGTGCCTGGCCCATGGCGACCACTTCCGCCGCCTGGGTGACGATGGCCGCGTGCTGGCGCTGGCCGGCGGCCCGGTGCCGGGCAAGGTCGGCATCGTCACGGGCGGGGGCTCGGGCCACCTGCCCGTGTTTCTGGGCTACATCGGCCGCGGGCTGATCGACGCCTGTGCGGTCGGCAATGTGTTTGCCGGCCCGCGGGTGGCCGACTGCCAGGCCGCAGCCCAGGCGGCCGATGGCGGCGCGGGCATCCTGCACCTCTATGGCAACTACGGCGGCGACCGCATGAACTTCGAGATGGCCCAGGAGTTCCTGGAGCTCGAAGGCATCGAGGTCGATGCCGTGCGCGTGGCGGACGATGTCGCCAGTGCGCCGCCGGCCGAGCGCGACAAGCGCCGCGGCGTGGCAGGGCTGGTGTACGCCTACAAGATCGCCGGGGCGCGGGCCGCCGCGGGCGGCAGCCTGGCCGAGGTGGCCGCCGCCGCGCGCAAGGCCGCGCAGGCGGTGCGCAGCATCGGCGTCGCGCTCACGCCCTGCGTCGTGCCCGAGTCCGGCAAGGCCTCCTTCGCGATCGCGGAGGACGAGGTGGAGTTCGGCATGGGCATTCACGGCGAGCCCGGTATCTGGCGCGGCAAGCTGCCCACCGCGGACGCGCTGGCGCAGGAGATGCTCGACCGCCTGCTGCCCGAACTGGATCTGCAGCGCGGCAGCCGCGTGGCGGTGCTGGTGAACTCGCTGGGGGCCACGCCGCACGAGGAGCTGTACATCCTGTACCGCAAGGTGGCGCAGGTGCTGGCCGATCACGGTGCCACACCGGTGATGCCCCTGGTGGGGCGATACGCCACGTCCATGGAGATGGCGGGGGCCTCGCTGACGTTGATGCCGCTGGACAGCGAGCTGGAAGCCCTGCTCAAGGACCCGGCCGACTGTCCTTTCTGGAGGGTGATCTGA
- a CDS encoding porin translates to MRLSTALHTTGLLSAIALAFPAAAQSDVSVSGFVDGGVFRDFDKTSKAGTIQRSNLAFQGIEDLGGGMQATFRLSTRFDIDTGTPEGEGAKPFWHDESTVGLKGEWGAVRLGRALSAMWAQDWQFDPWANFNRISSPAWYFWHAQTPTDRASNNGSPEYGRMANGVFYDSPTLGGFTVHLSASPERTTAPGSRGRGHSASLNYSQGPVSAMLAHERNGSGDRDLFVAGKYDFGAVAVMGAYDDSRTAGPEVRARAATLGAAYTVGATVFKAGYGRQRIGDATNHFASLGADHALSKRTTVYASLGHQRYEDQPSRTAFGVGIGHAF, encoded by the coding sequence ATGCGACTCTCCACTGCCTTGCACACCACCGGTCTTCTTTCCGCCATCGCCCTGGCCTTTCCCGCCGCCGCCCAATCCGACGTATCCGTCAGCGGCTTCGTGGACGGGGGCGTGTTCCGTGACTTCGACAAGACGAGCAAGGCAGGCACCATCCAGCGCAGCAACCTGGCCTTCCAGGGCATCGAAGACCTCGGCGGCGGCATGCAGGCGACCTTCCGGCTGAGCACGCGTTTCGACATCGACACGGGCACGCCCGAGGGCGAAGGCGCCAAGCCGTTCTGGCACGACGAATCCACCGTCGGCCTCAAGGGCGAATGGGGCGCCGTGCGCCTGGGCCGGGCCCTCAGCGCCATGTGGGCGCAGGACTGGCAGTTCGATCCCTGGGCCAATTTCAACCGCATCTCGTCGCCGGCCTGGTACTTCTGGCATGCGCAGACTCCCACCGACCGCGCCAGCAACAACGGTTCTCCTGAATACGGCCGCATGGCCAACGGCGTGTTCTACGACTCGCCCACCCTCGGCGGCTTCACGGTGCACCTGAGTGCATCGCCCGAGCGCACCACGGCCCCTGGCAGCCGCGGCCGCGGCCATTCGGCCTCGCTGAACTACAGCCAGGGCCCCGTCTCCGCCATGCTGGCGCACGAGCGCAACGGCAGCGGCGACCGCGATCTGTTCGTGGCCGGCAAATACGACTTCGGCGCCGTGGCCGTCATGGGCGCGTACGACGATTCACGCACCGCCGGCCCCGAAGTGCGTGCCCGTGCGGCCACGCTGGGGGCCGCCTACACCGTGGGCGCCACGGTGTTCAAGGCGGGCTATGGCCGCCAGCGCATCGGCGATGCCACGAACCATTTCGCGTCGCTGGGCGCAGACCACGCTTTGTCCAAGCGCACCACCGTGTACGCCAGCCTGGGCCACCAGCGCTATGAGGACCAGCCCTCGCGCACGGCGTTCGGCGTCGGCATCGGCCACGCGTTCTGA
- a CDS encoding mandelate racemase/muconate lactonizing enzyme family protein: protein MTANTIVSVRCIPMRLPFHHWSPPPLFAGRPRDKLDSALVRVEMQDGTVAWGESYCVEPRALQAIFETLIAPLACGKDAGDPALLPTLQRMLHNLGRSGPVVHALAGLDIALWDLRAKRENVPLYQLLGGKRRDRVRVYASLLQYYADATLLDQVSQRALNDGYTEIKLHERTAEAMAAVRKSVGPDVPVMVDTNCAWLPDEAEGAIAAMLPYQPFWIEEPIWMPENDQALAALKAKVPVPLAVGENASCAHALRRMVEQETVQYVQPSVIKLGLTAAWDILQACRGSRVTCAPQVAFFGPGFLASLHLIAAQDAEVSLERLYVELAHVPYARTAPIERGWIQVPDAPGLGADPEDALAQGAYSQ, encoded by the coding sequence ATGACCGCCAACACCATCGTTTCCGTCCGCTGCATTCCCATGCGCCTTCCGTTCCACCACTGGAGCCCGCCGCCGCTGTTTGCCGGCCGGCCGCGCGACAAGCTGGACAGCGCCCTGGTGCGGGTGGAGATGCAAGACGGTACCGTGGCCTGGGGCGAGTCGTATTGCGTGGAGCCCCGCGCGCTGCAAGCCATCTTCGAGACGCTGATCGCGCCCCTGGCATGCGGCAAGGATGCCGGCGATCCGGCCCTGTTGCCGACCCTGCAGCGCATGCTGCACAACCTGGGACGTTCCGGCCCGGTGGTGCATGCGCTCGCCGGCCTGGACATCGCCCTGTGGGATCTGCGCGCCAAGCGCGAGAACGTACCGCTGTACCAACTCCTGGGCGGCAAGCGGCGCGACCGTGTCCGGGTCTATGCATCGCTGCTCCAGTACTACGCGGATGCGACTCTGCTCGACCAGGTGAGCCAGCGGGCCCTGAATGACGGCTACACCGAGATCAAGCTGCACGAGCGCACCGCCGAGGCGATGGCCGCGGTGCGCAAGTCGGTGGGCCCCGACGTTCCGGTGATGGTGGACACGAACTGCGCGTGGCTGCCCGACGAGGCGGAGGGCGCCATCGCCGCCATGCTGCCTTACCAGCCGTTCTGGATCGAGGAGCCAATCTGGATGCCGGAGAACGACCAGGCCCTTGCCGCCCTGAAGGCGAAGGTGCCGGTGCCGCTGGCCGTGGGCGAGAACGCCAGCTGCGCCCATGCGCTGCGGCGCATGGTCGAACAGGAAACCGTGCAGTACGTCCAGCCCAGTGTGATCAAGCTCGGGCTCACGGCCGCATGGGACATCTTGCAGGCGTGCCGGGGCAGCCGCGTCACCTGCGCCCCGCAGGTCGCGTTCTTCGGCCCCGGCTTTCTGGCCAGCCTGCACCTGATCGCCGCGCAGGACGCCGAGGTGTCCCTGGAGCGCCTGTACGTCGAACTGGCCCATGTTCCCTACGCCAGAACGGCACCCATCGAACGCGGCTGGATACAGGTGCCGGACGCGCCGGGCCTTGGCGCCGACCCGGAAGACGCGCTGGCGCAGGGCGCCTATTCGCAGTGA
- a CDS encoding tripartite tricarboxylate transporter substrate binding protein, with the protein MHNNRRTFIQLCAGLAAGTAASWALANPGQYPDKVVRLIIPYPAGGATDNLGRLAGQALQQALGQSFIADNKGGAGTTIGTRELARSAPDGYTLGMVDSTFTINPALLGARLGYDTQKDFTPICLIATAQFVLVTHPSVAVKDLAGFIAKAKAEPQTLAYGSAGVGSGPHLAGEQLAQQAGLQVTHIPYRGGGTVISDLLGGQVQFAFATVPTLAEHIKAGKLRALAVTGAKRSPQLPDVPTFGEAGLPGVDTMPLFGLIAPKGVPAAVVDKVSKALRTSIREGEMRAKLTSLGFEPVGSTPEEFARRIQGEMAKWTDVIRKGKIQPE; encoded by the coding sequence ATGCACAACAACCGCCGCACCTTCATCCAACTCTGCGCAGGCCTCGCCGCGGGCACTGCCGCCTCGTGGGCCCTGGCCAACCCGGGCCAGTACCCGGACAAGGTGGTTCGGCTGATCATTCCCTATCCGGCGGGCGGTGCCACGGACAACCTGGGTCGGCTGGCCGGCCAGGCGCTGCAGCAGGCCCTGGGGCAGTCGTTCATTGCGGACAACAAGGGCGGGGCCGGCACCACCATCGGCACCCGGGAACTGGCCCGATCCGCGCCCGACGGCTACACGCTCGGCATGGTGGACAGCACCTTCACGATCAATCCCGCGCTGCTCGGCGCGCGGCTGGGTTATGACACGCAGAAGGACTTCACCCCGATCTGCCTGATCGCCACGGCCCAGTTCGTCCTGGTCACGCACCCCTCGGTAGCGGTAAAGGACCTGGCGGGCTTTATTGCCAAGGCCAAGGCCGAGCCCCAGACATTGGCGTACGGATCGGCAGGGGTGGGCAGTGGCCCGCATCTGGCCGGAGAACAGCTGGCCCAGCAGGCCGGTCTGCAGGTCACGCACATTCCCTACCGGGGCGGTGGCACGGTCATCTCCGACCTGCTGGGTGGGCAGGTCCAGTTCGCCTTTGCGACGGTGCCCACGCTGGCCGAACACATCAAGGCCGGCAAGCTCCGTGCGCTGGCAGTGACCGGTGCCAAGCGTTCGCCGCAACTGCCCGACGTTCCCACGTTCGGCGAGGCCGGTTTGCCGGGCGTGGACACCATGCCGCTGTTCGGGCTCATCGCTCCAAAGGGCGTGCCCGCAGCGGTGGTGGACAAAGTCAGCAAGGCACTGAGAACGTCCATCCGCGAAGGCGAGATGCGCGCCAAGCTCACCTCCCTGGGCTTCGAGCCCGTCGGAAGCACGCCCGAGGAGTTTGCCCGGCGCATCCAGGGGGAAATGGCGAAGTGGACGGACGTGATCCGGAAGGGAAAGATCCAGCCCGAGTGA